In a single window of the Natator depressus isolate rNatDep1 chromosome 24, rNatDep2.hap1, whole genome shotgun sequence genome:
- the LOC141977562 gene encoding CD276 antigen-like produces the protein MVRGRAGMSPGWSLLLTALWTLYGVAGARPSITAQDGEDVTLDCTFDHIPEVKLHRLNITWKMQRAEGADLLVHSYYGQTNLWQGQDKAYWGRTQLYPEGIQKGNASLRLRAVRVQDEGSYFCYITSELGAWSQEISLAVLRKREMKSPVVAQLGQDVTLSCSFEVGLNPQLLNITWKKPRGRISWFTAIITGWTLCRDKMSLTRTEHSSTRRDSLREMRP, from the exons ATGGTCCGAGGCAGGGCGGGAATGAGCCCTGGCTGGTCACTGCTTTTGACGGCTCTGTGGACTCTCTATG GAGTCGCTGGAGCACGGCCATCCATCACAGCTCAGGATGGCGAGGACGTCACCCTAGACTGCACCTTCGACCACATACCGGAGGTAAAACTCCATCGACTGAACATCACCTGGAAGATGCAAAGAGCCGAGGGAGCAGATCTCCTGGTTCACAGCTACTATGGGCAGACGAACCTGTGGCAGGGACAGGACAAAGCTTACTGGGGCCGGACGCAGCTGTACCCAGAGGGAATCCAGAAAGGAAACGCGTCCCTGCGACTCAGGGCCGTGCGCGTCCAGGACGAGGGCTCCTACTTCTGCTACATCACCTCTGAGCTGGGAGCCTGGTCCCAGGAGATTTCACTGGCAGTGCTAA GGAAGCGTGAAATGAAGTCCCCTGTCGTGGCTCAGCTGGGGCAGGACGTCACCCTGAGCTGCTCCTTTGAAGTTGGATTAAACCCCCAGTTGTTGAACATCACCTGGAAGAAGCCGAGGGGCCGGATCTCCTGGTTCACAGCTATTATAACGGGATGGACACTTTGCAGAGACAAGATGTCGCTTACAAGAACAGAACACAGCTCCACCCGGAGAGATTCCCTGAGGGAAATGCGTCCCTGA